Proteins co-encoded in one Haladaptatus sp. ZSTT2 genomic window:
- a CDS encoding AzlC family ABC transporter permease gives MSAARASFRAGVIDCIPLMLGVIPFGLIAGVAAVSAGIPAVHTVGMSVIIFAGASQLAAIELIGQDAPALVIVLTVLVINLRMMMYSASLAPHFQKLNERWKVLLSYILTDQAFAVSIIKFEQSDVKKHWYYFGVAITLWVVWQIATIVGIVLGASIPAEWNLGFTVPLIFLTLLITAMKDRPSIAAGVGGGVIAVVGAGLPFNLGLLIGSLCGIATGLLVAERWA, from the coding sequence ATGTCTGCTGCACGCGCCAGTTTCAGAGCGGGGGTTATCGACTGCATCCCGCTCATGCTCGGCGTTATTCCGTTCGGACTTATCGCGGGCGTCGCCGCCGTCAGCGCCGGAATTCCGGCGGTCCACACGGTTGGGATGTCCGTCATCATCTTCGCGGGCGCGTCACAACTCGCCGCCATCGAACTCATCGGCCAAGACGCCCCGGCGCTGGTCATCGTCCTCACGGTGCTCGTCATCAACCTGCGGATGATGATGTACAGCGCGTCACTCGCGCCACATTTTCAGAAGTTGAACGAACGCTGGAAGGTGTTGCTTTCCTACATCCTCACAGACCAGGCGTTTGCGGTATCGATTATCAAGTTCGAGCAAAGTGACGTGAAAAAACACTGGTACTATTTCGGCGTGGCCATCACCCTCTGGGTCGTTTGGCAAATCGCCACCATCGTGGGAATCGTCCTCGGCGCGAGCATTCCCGCAGAGTGGAACCTCGGCTTTACCGTCCCGCTCATCTTCCTCACCTTGCTCATCACCGCGATGAAAGACCGGCCGTCGATTGCGGCGGGCGTCGGCGGCGGCGTGATTGCCGTCGTGGGCGCAGGGCTGCCGTTTAACCTCGGCTTGCTCATCGGCTCGCTCTGTGGCATTGCAACCGGCCTCCTCGTCGCAGAGAGGTGGGCGTAG
- a CDS encoding SDR family oxidoreductase yields the protein MTHIFFTGYPGFLGSAVLERLLAETDEETTVTCLIQPKFMKKAERRLPVIAAWAETSPERVSLVTGDITAENLGLSDVEALYDSVDTVFHLAAVYDLGVSREVALAVNVEGTKNVLSFAQAADADRFHYVSTCYVSGEHVGIFEETYLDVGQSFNNHYEESKFEAEVAVQQAMRRGLATTIYRPAIVVGDSDTGGTQKFDGPYYLLQWMLRRRKRVVLPVVGNAKRTEVNLVPRDFVARAIAHLSQLENSKDTVYQLCDPDPPTAAEVLSAFEAATDRTLLRIPMPKVVVQNALDYVPGVYDLFKIHPAVVDYFDHPTSYVCPNTIRDLHGSGIACPPLVTYAPALVSFMQKHPKLGWDAMV from the coding sequence ATGACCCATATTTTCTTCACCGGCTATCCCGGCTTTCTCGGGTCTGCGGTGCTCGAACGACTGCTTGCAGAAACCGACGAAGAGACGACCGTCACCTGCCTCATCCAGCCCAAGTTCATGAAAAAAGCCGAGCGTCGGCTTCCGGTCATCGCGGCGTGGGCAGAGACGAGTCCGGAGCGCGTGTCGCTCGTCACGGGCGACATCACTGCTGAGAATCTCGGACTGAGCGACGTCGAAGCCCTCTATGACTCGGTGGATACGGTGTTCCATCTCGCCGCCGTCTACGACCTCGGCGTCTCGCGCGAGGTTGCGTTGGCGGTGAACGTCGAAGGGACGAAAAACGTCCTCTCGTTCGCGCAGGCCGCAGATGCAGACCGCTTTCACTACGTCTCGACGTGCTACGTGAGCGGTGAGCACGTCGGTATCTTCGAAGAGACCTACCTCGACGTGGGCCAGTCGTTCAACAACCACTACGAGGAGTCGAAGTTCGAGGCGGAAGTTGCGGTTCAGCAGGCCATGCGCCGCGGGTTGGCGACGACCATCTATCGCCCGGCTATCGTCGTCGGTGACAGCGACACGGGTGGGACGCAGAAATTCGATGGGCCGTACTATCTCCTCCAGTGGATGCTCAGACGGCGAAAGCGCGTCGTCCTCCCCGTCGTTGGCAACGCGAAGCGGACGGAAGTGAACCTCGTGCCCCGCGATTTCGTTGCGAGAGCGATTGCACACCTGAGCCAACTGGAGAACTCGAAAGATACGGTGTACCAGCTCTGTGACCCAGACCCACCGACTGCGGCGGAAGTACTCTCTGCGTTCGAAGCGGCAACCGACCGAACCCTGCTCCGGATTCCGATGCCGAAAGTCGTGGTACAGAACGCTCTCGACTACGTGCCGGGCGTCTACGACCTGTTCAAGATTCATCCGGCGGTCGTCGACTACTTCGACCACCCGACGAGCTACGTCTGCCCGAACACGATTCGTGATTTACACGGGTCGGGTATCGCGTGTCCACCGCTCGTAACCTACGCCCCCGCGCTCGTTTCGTTCATGCAGAAACACCCCAAACTGGGCTGGGACGCGATGGTCTAA
- the acnA gene encoding aconitate hydratase AcnA → MDGPNPFGAIREFEHDGTTYKMADLTVLEDEGICDPSRLPVSIRILLESVLRNVDGDMITEEDVRNAASWAPDVPDVEVPFTPSRVVLQDLTGVPAVVDLAALRSAVERKGKDPKLVEPDVPIDLVIDHSVQVDFYGSEEAYEQNVELEYERNAERYRALKWAQQAFDGFRVVPPGTGIVHQVNLEYLGQVVHDRERDGENWLLPDTLVGTDSHTPMIGGIGVVGWGVGGIEAEAAMLGQPITMKLPEVVGVRLTGALPEGATATDLVLHVTEDLREVGVVDRFVEFFGPGVGNLTVADRATISNMAPEQGSTISVFPVDDATLDYLELTGRDPDHIERVKAYLEAQGLYGEQEPEYTEVVEIDLSAITPSLAGPKRPQDRVSLPDMKRHFRQLVHGEFEDELHEIDESELARWLGEGGHDDDPHAKHPDLPDVGELSKKVPVTMPDGTETEIGHGSVVVSAITSCTNTSNPSVMIAAGLLAKNAIDRGLEVPSFVKTSLAPGSRVVTAYLEASGLMPYLEELGYNVVGYGCTTCIGNAGPLPEPIEDAIDAHDLWTTSVLSGNRNFEARIHPKVRANYLASPPLVVAYGLAGRMDINLEKDPLGTDDEGEPVYLADLWPGVDEIQTAIQESVAPEMFKEKYADVFKGDERWEALEAPTGDVYDWDETSTYIREPPFFKDFPLEEPGVQDIADARCLMLLGDTVTTDHISPAGPFSSNLPAGQWLMDQGVEPVDFNTYGSRRGNHEVMMRGTFANVRIENEMLDDVEGGYTIHFPTNDETTVFDASGRYRDEDTPLIVMAGVEFGTGSSRDWAAKGTDLLGIRATIAESYERIYRDNLVGMGVLPLQFHDGDGWDSLGLDGDEVFTISGLDDGLSVNDELTVTAERADGSTLEFPVTAQVGTPAAVKYVENGGILHLVLRRLLQNN, encoded by the coding sequence ATGGACGGACCGAATCCCTTTGGTGCCATTCGCGAGTTCGAACACGATGGCACTACCTACAAGATGGCAGACCTCACAGTCCTCGAAGACGAGGGCATCTGTGACCCGTCTCGCCTGCCCGTTAGCATCCGAATCCTCCTCGAATCTGTCCTCCGTAACGTAGACGGCGACATGATTACCGAAGAAGACGTGCGCAACGCCGCGTCGTGGGCCCCAGACGTGCCGGACGTCGAAGTGCCGTTCACGCCGTCGCGCGTCGTTTTGCAGGACTTGACTGGCGTTCCCGCCGTGGTTGACCTCGCCGCACTCCGCTCTGCGGTCGAGCGCAAGGGCAAAGACCCGAAGCTCGTCGAACCGGACGTCCCAATCGACCTCGTCATCGACCACAGTGTGCAGGTCGACTTCTACGGCTCTGAGGAAGCCTACGAACAGAACGTCGAACTCGAATACGAGCGCAACGCAGAGCGCTATCGCGCGCTCAAGTGGGCCCAGCAGGCGTTCGACGGCTTCCGTGTCGTCCCGCCGGGAACCGGGATTGTCCACCAGGTCAACTTGGAGTATCTCGGTCAGGTCGTCCACGACCGCGAACGAGACGGTGAAAACTGGCTCCTGCCGGACACCCTCGTCGGGACCGACAGCCACACCCCGATGATTGGCGGCATCGGCGTCGTCGGCTGGGGTGTCGGCGGCATCGAGGCCGAAGCCGCGATGCTCGGCCAACCGATCACGATGAAACTCCCCGAAGTCGTCGGTGTCCGGCTCACGGGCGCACTCCCCGAGGGCGCAACCGCGACCGACCTCGTGCTCCACGTCACCGAAGACCTGCGCGAAGTCGGCGTGGTCGACCGCTTCGTCGAATTCTTCGGTCCCGGCGTTGGCAATTTGACGGTCGCAGACCGCGCGACCATTTCCAACATGGCCCCCGAACAGGGCTCGACCATCAGCGTCTTCCCGGTTGACGACGCGACGCTCGACTACCTCGAACTCACCGGGCGCGACCCAGACCACATCGAACGCGTGAAAGCGTATCTGGAGGCACAGGGCCTCTACGGCGAGCAGGAACCCGAATACACGGAAGTCGTCGAAATCGACCTTTCTGCGATTACGCCAAGTCTCGCCGGCCCAAAGCGCCCACAAGACCGCGTTTCGTTGCCGGACATGAAGCGTCATTTCCGCCAACTCGTCCACGGCGAGTTCGAAGACGAACTCCACGAAATCGACGAGAGCGAACTCGCCCGCTGGCTCGGAGAGGGCGGTCACGATGACGACCCACACGCCAAACACCCAGACTTGCCCGACGTGGGCGAACTCTCGAAGAAAGTACCGGTCACGATGCCCGACGGCACGGAAACAGAGATTGGCCACGGCTCGGTCGTCGTGAGTGCAATCACGAGCTGTACGAACACCTCAAATCCGTCGGTGATGATTGCCGCCGGACTGCTCGCAAAGAACGCCATCGACCGGGGCCTCGAAGTGCCGTCGTTCGTAAAGACGAGCCTCGCCCCCGGCAGTCGGGTTGTGACGGCCTACCTCGAAGCTTCCGGCCTCATGCCGTACTTAGAAGAACTCGGCTACAACGTCGTTGGCTACGGCTGTACGACGTGTATCGGGAACGCCGGGCCGCTCCCGGAGCCGATTGAAGACGCCATCGACGCCCACGACCTGTGGACAACCTCGGTGCTCTCTGGCAACCGCAACTTCGAAGCGCGCATCCACCCGAAGGTTCGCGCGAACTACCTTGCCAGCCCGCCGCTCGTGGTCGCATACGGCCTCGCCGGGCGGATGGACATCAACTTAGAGAAAGACCCACTCGGGACCGACGACGAGGGCGAACCGGTGTACCTCGCAGACCTCTGGCCGGGCGTCGACGAGATTCAGACGGCCATCCAGGAAAGCGTCGCCCCGGAGATGTTCAAAGAGAAGTACGCAGACGTGTTCAAGGGCGACGAACGCTGGGAGGCGCTCGAAGCTCCGACCGGCGACGTGTACGATTGGGACGAAACCTCGACGTACATCCGCGAGCCGCCGTTCTTCAAGGACTTCCCGCTCGAAGAACCGGGCGTACAGGACATCGCAGACGCGCGCTGTCTCATGCTTCTTGGGGATACCGTCACGACAGACCACATCAGCCCAGCCGGGCCGTTTAGCTCAAATCTGCCGGCTGGCCAGTGGCTCATGGACCAAGGCGTCGAACCCGTTGACTTCAACACCTACGGCTCTCGCCGAGGGAACCACGAGGTCATGATGCGCGGGACGTTCGCCAACGTCCGCATCGAAAACGAGATGCTGGACGACGTGGAGGGCGGCTACACCATCCACTTCCCGACGAACGACGAGACCACCGTGTTCGACGCGAGTGGGCGCTACCGCGACGAGGACACCCCGCTCATCGTCATGGCGGGCGTCGAGTTCGGGACCGGTTCCTCGCGCGACTGGGCGGCGAAGGGGACCGACCTGCTCGGCATCCGCGCGACCATCGCAGAGAGCTATGAGCGCATCTACCGCGACAACCTCGTCGGCATGGGCGTCCTGCCGCTGCAGTTCCACGACGGCGACGGCTGGGACAGCCTCGGACTCGACGGCGACGAAGTATTCACCATCAGCGGGCTCGATGATGGCCTCTCTGTGAACGACGAACTCACCGTCACCGCAGAGCGCGCAGACGGCTCGACCCTTGAGTTCCCAGTCACCGCACAGGTCGGTACCCCTGCTGCCGTAAAGTACGTCGAAAATGGCGGCATCCTGCACCTCGTGCTACGTCGTCTGTTGCAGAATAACTGA
- a CDS encoding VOC family protein produces the protein MTQTGSTITWFEIPVRDIHRAVTFYTTVLAIDLQVTTLRGVPHALFPDSEGVSGALTQRRDVKPAENGTRIYLHVEGDINDALSKVEHAGGRVLTPKTSLGHEGFYGVLRDSEGNAVGLHSAR, from the coding sequence ATGACACAAACCGGGAGTACAATCACCTGGTTCGAAATTCCGGTTCGGGACATACACCGAGCCGTGACGTTCTATACGACCGTTCTCGCCATCGACCTCCAGGTGACCACCCTGCGTGGGGTTCCCCACGCGCTGTTCCCCGATTCGGAGGGCGTAAGCGGCGCGCTCACCCAGCGCAGAGACGTAAAACCCGCAGAAAACGGCACTCGCATCTATCTGCACGTCGAGGGCGACATCAACGACGCACTCTCGAAGGTCGAACACGCAGGCGGTCGCGTACTCACACCAAAGACCTCACTCGGCCACGAGGGCTTTTACGGCGTGTTACGCGACTCGGAAGGCAACGCCGTTGGGCTGCACTCGGCGCGCTAG
- a CDS encoding M48 family metallopeptidase — MRHLGLKVRMAIAGSILFAFYIVIASIAWAMTGSIALVAVLSLLLVAGQYKFGKWVAVRSVGAKDLPSDQFADIHEKTERLCEKMDIPKPRLMYAQMGSPNAFAVGRKKSGTVVISTELMEVLDDDELEGVIAHELAHIKNRDVVTMVLGQSVAMLIGWGVYFVVRNVADGILGWILAWIASIIANMLVMIFVLVISRVREYAADEDAAQYTGNPEALASALEKIGHVNRQVEETNINDSVSAMCIFGVQKGLFASLFATHPPIEKRIQRLRQ, encoded by the coding sequence ATGAGACATTTAGGCCTCAAGGTACGGATGGCGATTGCAGGGAGCATCCTGTTCGCCTTCTACATCGTCATCGCCTCAATCGCGTGGGCGATGACCGGCTCTATCGCCCTCGTCGCGGTGCTCAGTCTGTTGCTCGTCGCCGGGCAGTACAAGTTCGGCAAATGGGTCGCGGTTCGGAGCGTCGGCGCAAAAGACCTCCCGAGCGACCAGTTCGCTGACATCCACGAGAAGACAGAGCGACTCTGTGAGAAGATGGACATCCCAAAGCCGCGGCTTATGTACGCGCAGATGGGGTCGCCAAACGCATTCGCTGTCGGGCGCAAGAAGAGCGGAACGGTCGTCATCAGCACTGAACTCATGGAGGTTCTCGACGACGACGAACTGGAGGGCGTCATCGCCCACGAACTCGCGCACATCAAGAACCGCGACGTGGTGACGATGGTGCTCGGCCAGTCCGTGGCGATGCTCATCGGCTGGGGCGTTTACTTCGTCGTGCGCAACGTCGCAGACGGCATTCTCGGCTGGATCCTCGCGTGGATTGCGAGCATCATCGCGAACATGCTGGTCATGATCTTCGTGCTCGTCATCTCGCGGGTGCGCGAATACGCCGCAGACGAAGACGCGGCGCAGTATACGGGCAACCCAGAAGCCCTCGCAAGCGCGCTCGAAAAGATTGGTCACGTCAACCGCCAAGTCGAGGAGACGAACATCAACGACAGTGTGAGCGCGATGTGCATCTTCGGCGTCCAGAAGGGGCTGTTCGCCTCCCTGTTTGCGACGCACCCGCCAATCGAAAAGCGGATTCAGCGGCTTCGGCAGTAA
- a CDS encoding NADH:flavin oxidoreductase/NADH oxidase has translation MSHLFAPLTLRETTARNRIMVSPMCQYSSEEDGLATDWHMVHLGSRATGGAGIVMTEATAVSPEGRISPNDLGLWSDAHADALAPVTQFIRSQGAVPAIQLAHAGRKGSHAPPFEGGQGLQPDDGGWETLAPSGPYPRDDAPLAREMSADDIEEVKAQFVESAQLALDAGFDIAEVHSAHGYLLHEFLSPASNERDDEYGRSFENRVRLTREVTRAVREVWPDDKPLFVRISATDWLPDRDSWTLEDSVRLAPLLAADGADLIDVSAGGLHPDQQIPHTGPNYQVPFAERVGEVTDALIGAVGGITDAKQADALIRNGRAALAIIGREHLRDPYFALHAAEALGEEADWPKQYRRAV, from the coding sequence ATGTCACACCTCTTTGCGCCACTCACGCTTCGTGAAACCACGGCACGAAACCGCATCATGGTCTCACCGATGTGCCAGTATTCGTCCGAAGAAGACGGCCTCGCAACCGACTGGCACATGGTTCACCTCGGCAGCCGTGCGACCGGCGGAGCGGGCATCGTCATGACCGAAGCAACTGCCGTCTCCCCCGAGGGACGCATCTCACCGAACGACCTCGGCCTGTGGAGCGACGCCCACGCAGACGCCCTCGCGCCCGTCACCCAGTTTATCCGGTCGCAGGGCGCAGTGCCCGCCATCCAACTCGCCCACGCCGGGCGCAAAGGAAGCCACGCGCCGCCGTTCGAGGGCGGTCAGGGCCTCCAACCCGACGACGGTGGGTGGGAGACGCTCGCACCGAGTGGCCCGTATCCGCGCGACGACGCACCGCTCGCCCGCGAGATGTCGGCCGACGACATCGAGGAGGTGAAGGCGCAGTTCGTCGAATCCGCACAACTCGCCCTCGACGCCGGATTCGACATCGCAGAGGTTCACTCCGCCCACGGCTATCTGCTCCACGAGTTCCTCTCGCCTGCGAGCAACGAGCGCGACGACGAGTACGGCAGGAGTTTCGAGAATCGGGTTCGCCTCACCCGCGAGGTAACCCGCGCCGTCCGCGAGGTGTGGCCCGACGACAAGCCACTGTTCGTGCGCATCTCCGCGACCGACTGGCTCCCTGACCGCGACTCGTGGACACTCGAAGACTCGGTGCGCCTCGCACCGCTGCTCGCAGCAGACGGCGCAGACCTCATCGACGTGAGCGCAGGCGGCCTTCACCCCGACCAACAGATTCCCCATACCGGCCCGAACTACCAAGTGCCGTTCGCAGAGCGCGTTGGCGAGGTCACCGACGCACTCATCGGCGCAGTCGGCGGCATTACGGATGCAAAACAGGCGGACGCGCTCATCAGAAACGGGCGGGCAGCCCTCGCCATCATCGGCCGTGAACACCTCCGCGACCCCTACTTCGCACTCCACGCCGCAGAAGCACTCGGTGAGGAAGCCGACTGGCCGAAACAGTACCGCCGGGCCGTCTGA
- a CDS encoding AzlD domain-containing protein: protein MPTSIEPTLLWAIIIAAGVGTFLIRLSFIQLFGQLDDLPPRAERALSFVPAAVLAALVIPSFVFVNESLALGIGNEKLLAGLVAGAVAWRTENMVATIVTGMGVLWTLTFVL, encoded by the coding sequence ATGCCAACGTCAATCGAGCCGACGCTGCTCTGGGCCATCATCATAGCGGCGGGCGTTGGCACGTTCCTCATCCGACTGTCGTTCATCCAGTTGTTCGGACAACTCGATGACCTCCCACCGCGCGCAGAGCGCGCGCTGTCGTTCGTTCCGGCGGCGGTGCTCGCCGCCCTCGTCATCCCGAGTTTCGTCTTCGTCAATGAATCGCTCGCGCTCGGCATCGGCAACGAAAAACTCCTCGCTGGGCTGGTCGCGGGTGCGGTTGCGTGGCGCACCGAGAACATGGTGGCGACGATTGTGACGGGCATGGGCGTGCTGTGGACGCTCACGTTCGTGCTTTAG
- a CDS encoding DUF4112 domain-containing protein, with the protein MRQTPEERTEERLDTLRSLSTLLDNSIRVPGTNYRIGLDPIVGMLPVAGDLPTTALSVYIVFEAASIGVPRATLWRMVVNLVVDAVFGSIPVVGDVFDAVWKANARNVALLEARRGDATGAVADERYLLLASAGLLFVLVVLALAVVSLVFVLANQFGLL; encoded by the coding sequence GTGAGACAAACGCCAGAGGAGCGCACCGAAGAACGGCTCGACACGCTTCGCTCGCTGAGCACGCTGCTCGACAACTCGATTCGCGTCCCGGGGACGAACTACCGTATCGGCCTCGACCCAATCGTCGGCATGCTCCCGGTCGCAGGCGACCTCCCAACGACAGCGCTGTCCGTCTACATCGTCTTCGAAGCCGCCTCTATCGGCGTCCCACGGGCGACGCTCTGGCGGATGGTCGTTAATCTCGTCGTAGACGCGGTGTTCGGGTCGATTCCCGTGGTCGGTGACGTGTTCGACGCGGTGTGGAAGGCGAACGCGCGCAACGTCGCCCTGCTCGAAGCCCGGCGAGGCGACGCCACCGGCGCGGTCGCAGACGAACGCTATCTGTTGCTCGCAAGCGCTGGACTCCTGTTCGTGCTCGTCGTCCTCGCGCTCGCGGTGGTGTCGCTCGTCTTCGTGCTCGCAAATCAGTTCGGTCTCCTGTAA
- a CDS encoding DUF3006 domain-containing protein encodes MVTDGTYTAVIDRIEDGQAVLLIEEAGRDVDELVLHESKLPFEMREANLVVHIVLEGGTVTSVKADREATDERMQDAQSRFDRLAQRPPESKEP; translated from the coding sequence ATGGTCACAGACGGCACGTACACTGCGGTTATCGACCGCATCGAAGACGGTCAGGCGGTATTACTTATCGAAGAAGCGGGGCGGGACGTGGACGAACTCGTACTCCACGAGTCGAAACTCCCGTTCGAGATGCGTGAGGCGAATCTCGTCGTGCACATCGTTCTCGAAGGAGGCACGGTAACATCAGTGAAGGCAGACCGCGAGGCGACCGACGAACGCATGCAGGACGCCCAGAGCCGCTTCGACCGGCTTGCACAGCGACCACCCGAGTCAAAAGAGCCCTGA
- a CDS encoding succinic semialdehyde dehydrogenase, with protein MTASTIWPPRTDAAQLEDLVLTVTRSGDDRKLRSVHAPYSDEEIGSVPDCTGEDVELAISRARNAQEEWAARDVSERATILTRYHDMVLSRQDELLDVMQLESGKARRDALEEVLDVANNARHYATRAEGYLADEKRKGGFPVLTKARQHRHPVGVVGVISPWNYPLTLAVSDAIPALLAGNSVVLKPAEETPFTALLAVKLLREAGVPPNVFQVVTGSGKELGPPLIDNVDFVQFTGSTKTGRRVAKRAGKNLVPSSLELGGKNPMVVFDDADLKWAVDGAIRGCFTNAGQLCLSFERLYAQSGIYEQFRDELVNRTRSLHLAASYDHDPEVGSLMGKQQLARVRTHVDDAVEKGAKLLTGGRHRPDLGPYFYEPTILEGVTDEMLVAHEETFGPVVTLRSFRSDEEAISLANDSEYGLNAAVWTGDTDRGHDVARKIECGTVNLNDPYTAAWGSVDAPMGGMKQSGLGRRHGDEGFLKYTQTQTVAEQRFHPIAPPRRVPMRLYAKGMSAILKLMRRIPGLR; from the coding sequence GTGACTGCTTCGACCATTTGGCCCCCGCGAACCGACGCCGCTCAGCTCGAAGACCTCGTGCTGACGGTTACGCGCTCGGGCGACGACCGTAAACTGCGCTCCGTCCACGCGCCCTACTCGGACGAAGAGATTGGGTCGGTTCCCGATTGTACAGGCGAGGACGTGGAACTCGCCATCTCGCGCGCCAGAAACGCACAAGAAGAGTGGGCTGCCCGTGATGTAAGCGAACGAGCGACCATTCTCACCCGGTATCACGACATGGTGCTCTCGCGCCAAGACGAGTTACTCGACGTGATGCAACTCGAAAGCGGGAAGGCGCGCCGTGATGCCCTCGAAGAGGTGCTCGACGTGGCGAACAACGCGCGCCACTACGCCACTCGCGCAGAAGGGTATCTCGCAGACGAGAAGCGAAAAGGCGGCTTTCCGGTACTCACGAAAGCCCGCCAGCATCGCCACCCGGTCGGCGTGGTGGGTGTCATCTCGCCGTGGAACTATCCGCTGACGCTCGCCGTCTCCGACGCGATTCCCGCACTGCTCGCCGGAAATTCGGTGGTTCTTAAACCCGCAGAAGAGACGCCGTTTACCGCGCTTCTCGCGGTGAAACTGCTCAGGGAAGCGGGAGTCCCACCGAACGTGTTTCAGGTCGTGACTGGCTCGGGGAAGGAGCTTGGGCCGCCGCTCATCGACAACGTGGATTTCGTCCAGTTCACGGGGAGCACGAAGACGGGCCGACGAGTTGCGAAGCGAGCAGGGAAAAACCTCGTTCCCTCGTCGCTCGAACTCGGCGGGAAGAATCCGATGGTTGTCTTCGACGACGCCGACCTGAAATGGGCCGTCGATGGCGCAATTCGCGGCTGTTTCACCAACGCCGGACAACTCTGTCTCTCCTTCGAGCGTCTCTATGCGCAGTCTGGCATCTACGAGCAGTTCCGCGACGAACTCGTGAATCGAACGCGTAGCCTCCACCTCGCGGCGAGCTACGACCACGACCCAGAAGTCGGGTCGTTGATGGGGAAACAGCAACTCGCGAGAGTGCGAACACACGTTGATGACGCCGTCGAGAAGGGCGCAAAGCTTCTCACTGGCGGGCGTCACCGCCCCGACCTCGGGCCGTATTTCTACGAGCCAACCATCCTCGAAGGCGTCACCGACGAGATGTTGGTCGCCCACGAGGAGACGTTCGGGCCGGTCGTCACGCTCCGGTCGTTCCGTAGCGACGAGGAAGCGATTTCGCTCGCGAACGATTCTGAGTACGGACTGAACGCGGCCGTCTGGACTGGGGATACAGACCGCGGGCACGACGTGGCGCGAAAAATCGAGTGTGGCACGGTCAACCTCAACGACCCCTACACCGCCGCGTGGGGGTCTGTGGACGCGCCGATGGGCGGGATGAAGCAGTCGGGACTTGGCCGCCGACACGGCGACGAAGGCTTCCTCAAGTACACCCAAACCCAGACGGTTGCAGAACAGCGATTCCACCCGATTGCGCCGCCCCGGCGGGTGCCAATGCGCCTGTACGCGAAGGGAATGAGCGCGATTCTGAAACTCATGCGGCGTATCCCGGGGCTTCGGTGA
- a CDS encoding MFS transporter yields MLLTVSLGWALLQLGRTLLSPLLPAILIDLNMSEATAGIALALFQGVYGVAQFPSGAYSDTWSRTALILPGLGLLVVGFTVFGLAGGLAAFFAASILIGFGKGLFATPSRALVSDLFVANRGRALGVYAAGTDLGGLLASGIAILALTYATWRAPFFPIAIGLAMLGLLYWSWTTEEYNVGETRLNVTATFSGLVASSHQRVTLVAFSLFYFMVGGFISFFPTYLTNAKDFPVSLASATFAIVFLVGIGIKPIAGGLSDRFPRRVISMVGLTLAAGAMTLLVVANSLPVIAGSVALLALGYKTQFPLADAIIMDGAREGELGANLGAARALFLMANAVGPAYVGIVATYASYAAAFGGYAVCLLVAAALLYWGGEK; encoded by the coding sequence ATGCTCCTCACCGTCTCGCTTGGCTGGGCGTTACTCCAGCTTGGTCGAACCCTCCTCTCGCCGCTTTTACCCGCGATTCTCATCGATCTCAACATGTCAGAGGCGACGGCAGGCATCGCCCTCGCGCTGTTTCAAGGCGTGTACGGCGTCGCCCAGTTTCCGAGCGGGGCGTACTCGGACACGTGGAGTCGCACCGCGCTCATCCTTCCCGGACTCGGCCTCCTCGTCGTCGGCTTCACGGTGTTCGGTCTCGCGGGCGGACTGGCGGCGTTTTTCGCCGCATCAATTCTCATCGGGTTCGGAAAGGGGCTGTTCGCAACCCCCTCGCGCGCGCTCGTCTCTGACCTGTTCGTCGCAAATCGCGGGCGGGCGCTCGGGGTGTATGCGGCGGGCACCGACCTCGGGGGCTTGCTCGCTTCCGGAATCGCCATCCTCGCGCTGACGTATGCGACGTGGCGCGCGCCGTTTTTCCCCATCGCCATCGGGCTTGCGATGCTCGGGCTACTGTACTGGTCGTGGACGACAGAGGAGTACAACGTTGGGGAGACACGCCTCAACGTTACCGCGACCTTCTCTGGCTTGGTGGCAAGTTCCCACCAGCGCGTCACGCTCGTTGCCTTCTCGCTGTTTTACTTCATGGTCGGCGGCTTCATCAGCTTCTTTCCGACGTACCTCACCAACGCAAAGGACTTTCCCGTCTCGCTCGCGAGCGCGACGTTCGCCATCGTCTTCCTCGTCGGTATCGGAATCAAACCAATCGCGGGCGGTCTCAGCGACCGGTTTCCACGCCGAGTAATCTCGATGGTCGGACTCACACTCGCGGCTGGAGCGATGACGCTGCTCGTCGTCGCAAACTCGCTGCCGGTCATCGCCGGAAGCGTCGCGTTGTTGGCGCTTGGCTACAAGACACAGTTCCCGCTCGCAGACGCGATCATCATGGACGGAGCGCGAGAGGGCGAACTGGGCGCAAACCTTGGGGCGGCGCGCGCGCTGTTTCTCATGGCCAATGCGGTTGGCCCAGCGTACGTCGGCATCGTTGCGACTTACGCGAGCTACGCGGCGGCGTTCGGCGGCTACGCCGTCTGTCTGCTCGTCGCGGCGGCGTTGCTCTACTGGGGTGGGGAAAAATAG